Proteins encoded within one genomic window of Eurosta solidaginis isolate ZX-2024a chromosome 1, ASM4086904v1, whole genome shotgun sequence:
- the LOC137243493 gene encoding protein suex-1-like, which produces MRGFVITFVILAALAFVYQAKAAAIEENPSPAGAEETKTTANLLDVEAGGEHGNDSPRNARDFGYGWGYGWGHPWSYYSNSWGRPWGGYGWGAWGGYGGGWGGRPWNYWR; this is translated from the coding sequence ATGCGTGGATTTGTTATAACTTTTGTCATATTGGCTGCACTGGCATTTGTATACCAAGCCAAGGCGGCAGCTATAGAGGAGAATCCATCACCTGCAGGCGCAGAGGAGACGAAAACCACCGCTAATCTCTTAGATGTAGAAGCTGGTGGCGAACATGGCAACGATTCACCGAGGAACGCACGCGACTTTGGCTATGGCTGGGGATATGGTTGGGGCCATCCATGGAGCTATTACAGTAACAGCTGGGGACGTCCATGGGGCGGATATGGTTGGGGTGCATGGGGTGGTTATGGTGGTGGCTGGGGAGGACGTCCATGGAACTATTGGCGTTAA